GGTATCTGCTCAAGCTGTTATGGACGTGACCTTGGTCGCGGGCATTTAGTAAATGTTGGTGAGGCGATTGGGGTTATTGCTGCTCAGTCAATCGGTGAGCCAGGTACCCAGCTGACAATGCGTACCTTCCACATTGGTGGTGCGGCTTCCAGAACATCGGCAACTGATAACGTTCAAGTGAAAAATGCCGGTACTATCCGCTTGCATAATATGAAGTTTGTTGAGCGTAAAGATGGTTCAATTGTGGCTACCTCTCGTTCAGGTGAACTGGCATTGGCTGATGAATTTGGTCGTGAGCGTGAGCGTTATAAGCTACCTTATGGTGCTGTAATTAGCGTTAAAGATGGCGTTAAAGTTGAAGCAGGCCAAGTTGTAGCTAAGTGGGATCCACATACTCACCCAATTGTTGCTGAGCTGGCAGGTACTGTTTCGTTCTCAGGTATGGATGAAGGGATTACTATCAAGAAGCAAACTGATGAATTTACTGGTTTGTCCAACATTGAGGTAATTGACCCTAAAGATCGTCCGTCTGCAGGTAAAGACATTCGTCCAGCTATTCAGTTATTAGATAGCAATGGCAAAGAGCTGAAGATGCCTGGTAGTGATATGCCGGCACAGTACTTCTTGCCTGCAAATGCATTGGTTACCCTGACTGATAACGCTAAGGTAGAAGTGGGTGATGTAATTGCCCGGATTCCACAAGCCACTTCTGGTAACAAGGATATTACGGGTGGTCTGCCTCGAGTTGCTGACCTGTTTGAAGCGCGTAAGCCAAAAGAGTCTGCAATCCTGGCGGAAATCAGCGGTACTATCAGCTTTGGTAAAGAAACTAAAGGCAAGAAACGACTCATCATTACTTCACCTGATGGCGACACTTATGAAGAGCTGATTCCAAAATGGCGTCATCTCAACGTATTTGAAGGTGAGCAGGTAACGAAAGGGGAAGTCGTTTCTGATGGGCCTTCTAACCCGCATGACATATTACGCCTACTAGGTGTCAGCGAGTTAGCTAAATATATCGTTAATGAAATCCAAGATGTATACCGCTTACAAGGGGTAAAAATTAACGATAAACATATTGAAGTCATTCTGCGACAAATGTTGCGTAAAGCTGAGATCAGTGAGTCTGGTGACTCTGACTTTATTAAAGGTGAGCAGCTGGAGTACACCTCTGTACTTGAAGAAAACGAAGTGTTGGCAGAGAACAACAAGTTCCCTGCGAAGTGCGAGCGAGTACTGCTAGGTATTACTAAAGCGTCATTGGCAACTGAGTCCTTTATTTCGGCAGCATCCTTCCAGGAAACTACTAGGGTGTTAACGGAAGCGGCGGTGACAGGTAAGCAGGACTTCTTGCGTGGACTGAAAGAAAACGTTGTAGTTGGACGTTTGATTCCGGCAGGAACCGGCTTGGCTTATCACTCTGAGCGCCGTCGTAAGCGTGAACTGGAAGAACTGAAAACCAGTGCTAAAGTGAGTGCTAGCGATGTAGAGCAAGCACTAAGTGAGGCGCTGAACTCAAGTAGTTCTTAAGCGAAATAAAGTTTGGTGGTGCAATTTTCGTTGAAGATTACATCACTAAAGTGGGTGGATTATAGTCATTTGCTTGACTCAGATTTGTACACTCATTAAAATTTCGCGTCTTTTTCTTCGGCAGGTTTTATACCTGCCGAATTTTGTTGTCTCTTCATCAAAAAATGAAAGTAAATTGGAGTTTGCTTAAATGGCTACCATTAACCAGTTGGTACGCAAGCCTCGCAAACGCAAAGTAGCTAAGAGTGACGTGCCTGCTTTGCAGAGCTGTCCTCAGCGTCGTGGCGTTTGTACCCGGGTTTACACTACTACCCCCAAGAAGCCTAACTCTGCGCTTCGTAAAGTTTGCCGTGTGCGCTTAACGAATGGCTTTGAGGTGACTTCTTACATCGGCGGTGAAGGCCACAACTTGCAAGAGCACAGTGTGGTACTGATTCGTGGTGGACGGGTAAAAGACTTGCCAGGTGTGCGTTATCACACAGTACGTGGCAGCTTGGATACTCAAGGTGTTAACGATCGTAAACAAGGTCGTTCTAAGTATGGTACCAAGCGTCCTAAGTCTTAATAGACTGAATATTAGATAAGAGTAAGGCTAAGTACGTCCCTGTTGTGTCAATAAGCTAATTATTGCGCAAGGTAATGTGTCTTAGGCTATCCTGAAGACCAGATTTTTGAGAGCTTATCATGCCAAGAAGACGAGTCGTCGCAAAAAGAGAAATCCTGCCTGATCCCAAGTTTGGAAATCAGACATTAGCGAAATTTATCAACCACGTAATGATCAGTGGTAAAAAGTCCGTTGCTGAACGCATTGTTTATGGTGCTTTGGATAAAGTGCAAGAGCGTAGCAAGGGCGAGCCTATCGAATTGTTTGAAAAAGCACTAGAAGCTATTTCACCGATGGTAGAGGTGAAGTCTCGCCGTGTAGGTGGTGCTACTTATCAAGTGCCTGTTGAAGTGCGTCCTTCTCGTCGTACAGCGTTAGCTATGCGCTGGTTGGTAGACGCTGCTCGTAAGCGTGGCGAAAAATCGATGGCTTTACGTCTGGCTGGTGAAATGCTAGATGCAGCAGAAGGTAAAGGTGCCGCTGTTAAGAAACGTGAAGATGTCCATCGTATGGCTGAGGCCAACAAAGCCTTCTCTCATTACCGTTTCTAATGACCAGGGGATAGTATCGTGGCTCGTAAAACTCCCATTAGCCGTTACCGCAATATCGGTATCTGTGCTCACGTTGATGCTGGTAAAACTACGACAACTGAGCGTGTTCTGTTCTATACCGGGGTATCTCATAAAATTGGTGAGGTACACGACGGCGCCGCCACTATGGACTGGATGGAGCAGGAACAGGAGCGTGGTATCACCATCACTTCTGCTGCAACCACTTGTTTCTGGAGTGGTATGAACCAGCAGTTCGACGAACACCGGATCAATATCATTGACACGCCAGGACACGTTGACTTTACCATCGAAGTAGAGCGCTCACTACGTGTGCTTGACGGTGCAGTTGTTGTTCTATGTGGATCTTCTGGTGTGCAGCCGCAAACTGAAACAGTTTGGCGTCAGGCTAACAAATACGAAGTACCGCGTATGGTATTCGTAAACAAAATGGACCGTGCTGGTGCTGACTTCTTCATGGTAGTCGACCAACTGGTTGATCGCTTAGGCGCTAACGCTGTGCCAATTCAAATTAATATTGGCGCTGAAGATGAATTTAAAGGGGTTGTTGACCTGATCAGAATGAAAGCCATCATGTGGAATGAGGCTGATCAAGGTATGACCTACGAGCTGGAAGATATTCCAGCTGACTTGCAAGATGTTGCAGATGAGTGGCGTGAGAAAATGCTTGAAGCCGCTGCTGAAGCAACAGAAGAGCTGATGGAAAAATACCTGGAAGAAGGTGATCTGTCAGTTGAAGAGATCAAGCAAGGCCTACGTCAGCGTACCCTAAACAACGAAATTGTATTAGTAGCTTGTGGCTCTGCATTCAAGAACAAAGGTGTGCAGGCTGTTCTGGATGCTGTTGTTGAGTATTTGCCAGCACCAGTAGATGTAAAAGCTATCGAAGGTGTGCTTGAAGATGAAGAGACTGTCGAAACCCGTGAGGCGGATGACAATGCACCTTTCTCAGCGCTTGCATTTAAGATCGCTACTGACCCATTTGTTGGAACTCTGACATTCGTTCGAGTTTACTCTGGTAAAGTGTGCTCTGGTGATTCTGTATACAACCCAGTTAAGCACAAGAAAGAGCGTATCGGCCGGATGGTACAGATGCACTCTAATAACCGCGAAGAGCTGAAAGAAGTATTAGCGGGTGACATCGTTGCGCTAATTGGCCTTAAAGATGTGACTACAGGTGATACTCTGTGCTCTCAAGACAGCATTATTACGCTTGAGCGGATGGAATTCCCAGAGCCTGTTATTTCTGTAGCAGTTGAGCCAAAGTCTAAAGCAGACCAAGAAAAAATGGGTATTGCTTTAGGTAAGCTGGCTCAAGAAGACCCATCATTCCGTGTGTGGACTGATGAAGAGTCTGGGCAGACTATCATCGCAGGTATGGGTGAGCTTCACCTGGATATCATTGTCGACCGGATGAAGCGTGAGTTTAAAGTAGAAGCGAATATTGGTAAGCCTCAGGTTGCTTATCGTGAGCGCCTACGTAGTTCTGTTGTTGCCGATCATAAATTTGCTCGTCAAACCGGTGGTCGTGGTCAGTACGGTCACGTTGTTATTGAATTCTCGCCATCTGAAGAGGAAGGCTTGGAATTTGTTAACGAAATCGTGGGTGGTGTCATTCCAAAAGAATACATTCCAGCGATTCAAAAGGGTATCGAAGAGCAAATGCAAAACGGTGTGATAGCTGGCTATCCACTATTAGGCTTAAAAGCTCGTTTATATGATGGCTCTTTCCATGACGTTGACTCCAACGAAATGGCATTTAAAATCGCTGCCTCTCAGGCACTGAAAAAATATGCACCACAGGCAAGCCCAGTACTGCTTGAGCCGATGATGAAGGTTGAAGTAGTGACTCCTGAAGATTATATGGGAGATGTCATGGGTGACTTGAACCGCCGCCGCGGTATTGTTCAGGGGATGGAAGATAGCACCTCTGGAAAAATCGTTCGTGCTCAAGTACCTCTGGGTGAAATGTTTGGCTATGCCACTGACTTACGCTCAGCAACACAAGGCCGTGCTACTTACTCAATGGAATTTGAGGACTATGCAGAAGCGCCTGCCAGTATTGCTGAAGCAGTTACTAAGACTCAAGCTTAATCAGATCGCTGATATTTGAATAAGGTATATTTTAAAAATGGCTAAAGAAAAGTTTGAACGTACCAAACCCCACGTAAACGTAGGTACTATCGGCCACGTTGACCATGGTAAAACTACATTAACTGCAGCATTAACTCGGGTTTGTGCTGAGGCGTTTGGTGGTGAAGTAAAAGCATTCGATCAAATCGATAATGCACCAGAAGAGCGCGAGCGTGGTATTACTATCTCAACTGCACACGTTGAGTATGATTCTCCAACTCGTCACTATGCACACGTTGACTGTCCAGGACACGCTGACTATGTGAAAAACATGATCACTGGTGCGGCTCAGATGGACGGCGCTATCTTAGTTTGTTCTGCAGCTGACGGCCCCATGCCTCAGACTCGTGAGCACATCTTATTGTCTCGTCAGGTCGGTGTACCTTACATCGTTGTTTTCTTAAACAAAGCTGACATGGTAGACGACGAAGAGTTGCTTGAGCTGGTAGAAATGGAAGTGCGTGAGCTGTTAAGCCAGTATGACTTCCCAGGCGACGACACCCCAATCATCACCGGATCTGCGCTAATGGCACTAGAAGGTAAAGATGATAATGGTATGGGCTCTTCTGCGGTTAAGAAGTTGGTTGAGACTTTAGACGAGTACATTCCAGAGCCAGAGCGTGCTATTGATCAGCCATTCTTGATGCCTATCGAAGACGTATTCTCTATTTCAGGTCGCGGTACAGTCGTAACCGGTCGTGTAGAGCGTGGCATTGTTAAGGTTGGTGAAGAAATAGAAATCATTGGTATCCGTGACACTCAAAAGACTACCTGTACTGGTGTTGAGATGTTCCGTAAGCTGCTTGACGAAGGTCGTGCAGGTGAGAACGTTGGTGTGTTGTTACGTGGTACTAAGCGTGATGATGTAGAGCGTGGCCAAGTATTGGCTGTTCCTGGCTCTATCACTCCACACACTAAGTTTGAGTCAGAAGTATACGTATTAAGTAAAGATGAAGGTGGTCGTCATACACCATTCTTCAAAGGTTATCGTCCACAGTTCTACTTCCGTACTACGGATGTGACTGGTGCTGTTGAGTTACCAGAAGGCGTTGAAATGGTAATGCCTGGTGACAACATTCAAATGAAAGTCACTTTGATTGCGCCAATCGCTATGGAAGAAGGCTTACGCTTCGCCATCCGTGAAGGTGGTCGTACTGTAGGTGCTGGTGTAGTAGCAAAAATTATTGAGTAAGCTAACTTAATAATTGGCTTGTAACAAAAAGAGGCCCCCTCTTCGGAGAAAGGGCCTCTTTTTGTATATTTCTTGACAGGAAAAGGTGGCGTCTATAGAATCTTGCCTCCTTTTGCTATGGCAACATTGATTGCCTAGTTAAGTTCTTTACCCGGAGTTTTGATCAAATGCAAAATCAGCAGATTCGTATCCGTTTAAAAGCGTTTGATCACCGCCTGATCGATGTGTCTACCCAGGAAATTGTAGAAACTGCAAAGCGTACTGGGGCTCAGGTGCGTGGTCCAATCCCATTGCCTACCAAAAAAGAGCGGTTTACCGTACTGATTTCACCTCACGTCAATAAAGATGCCCGTGATCAGTATGAAATTCGCACTCACAAGCGCTTGCTGGATATCGTCGAGCCAACTGATAAAACAGTTGACGCTTTGATGAAGTTAGATCTGGCTGCCGGTGTTGAGGTTCAAATCAGCTTAGCCTGATGTGATTGGGGGCGTAGAACTGAATAAGATCTACGCTTTTTGTTTGTGTAACGCTCTGAAATGGGCGGCCATAGCGGGTTATAGCCCCGTACACGAAAGAGGTAAATTATGAGTATCGGATTAGTCGGAAAAAAGTGCGGCATGACGCGCATTTTTACCGAAGACGGTGCCTCTGTACCTGTTACTGTTATTGAAGTCGATCCTAACCGGATTACCCAGGTTAAAACGGAATCGACTGACGGCTACAACGCAATCCAAATTACCACTGGTGCAAAAAAAGCTTCTCGCGTAAGCAAGCCTTTGGCTGGCCACTATGCTAAGGCTGATACTCCAGCAGGTCGTGGTTTGTGGGAATTCCGTGCAGATAACGCAGAGTACAAAGTAGGCGACCAAATCAATGTCAGCCTATTCGAGGCTGGTCAAAAAG
The window above is part of the Spartinivicinus poritis genome. Proteins encoded here:
- the rpsL gene encoding 30S ribosomal protein S12, producing MATINQLVRKPRKRKVAKSDVPALQSCPQRRGVCTRVYTTTPKKPNSALRKVCRVRLTNGFEVTSYIGGEGHNLQEHSVVLIRGGRVKDLPGVRYHTVRGSLDTQGVNDRKQGRSKYGTKRPKS
- the rpsG gene encoding 30S ribosomal protein S7, whose product is MPRRRVVAKREILPDPKFGNQTLAKFINHVMISGKKSVAERIVYGALDKVQERSKGEPIELFEKALEAISPMVEVKSRRVGGATYQVPVEVRPSRRTALAMRWLVDAARKRGEKSMALRLAGEMLDAAEGKGAAVKKREDVHRMAEANKAFSHYRF
- the fusA gene encoding elongation factor G translates to MARKTPISRYRNIGICAHVDAGKTTTTERVLFYTGVSHKIGEVHDGAATMDWMEQEQERGITITSAATTCFWSGMNQQFDEHRINIIDTPGHVDFTIEVERSLRVLDGAVVVLCGSSGVQPQTETVWRQANKYEVPRMVFVNKMDRAGADFFMVVDQLVDRLGANAVPIQINIGAEDEFKGVVDLIRMKAIMWNEADQGMTYELEDIPADLQDVADEWREKMLEAAAEATEELMEKYLEEGDLSVEEIKQGLRQRTLNNEIVLVACGSAFKNKGVQAVLDAVVEYLPAPVDVKAIEGVLEDEETVETREADDNAPFSALAFKIATDPFVGTLTFVRVYSGKVCSGDSVYNPVKHKKERIGRMVQMHSNNREELKEVLAGDIVALIGLKDVTTGDTLCSQDSIITLERMEFPEPVISVAVEPKSKADQEKMGIALGKLAQEDPSFRVWTDEESGQTIIAGMGELHLDIIVDRMKREFKVEANIGKPQVAYRERLRSSVVADHKFARQTGGRGQYGHVVIEFSPSEEEGLEFVNEIVGGVIPKEYIPAIQKGIEEQMQNGVIAGYPLLGLKARLYDGSFHDVDSNEMAFKIAASQALKKYAPQASPVLLEPMMKVEVVTPEDYMGDVMGDLNRRRGIVQGMEDSTSGKIVRAQVPLGEMFGYATDLRSATQGRATYSMEFEDYAEAPASIAEAVTKTQA
- the tuf gene encoding elongation factor Tu, whose protein sequence is MAKEKFERTKPHVNVGTIGHVDHGKTTLTAALTRVCAEAFGGEVKAFDQIDNAPEERERGITISTAHVEYDSPTRHYAHVDCPGHADYVKNMITGAAQMDGAILVCSAADGPMPQTREHILLSRQVGVPYIVVFLNKADMVDDEELLELVEMEVRELLSQYDFPGDDTPIITGSALMALEGKDDNGMGSSAVKKLVETLDEYIPEPERAIDQPFLMPIEDVFSISGRGTVVTGRVERGIVKVGEEIEIIGIRDTQKTTCTGVEMFRKLLDEGRAGENVGVLLRGTKRDDVERGQVLAVPGSITPHTKFESEVYVLSKDEGGRHTPFFKGYRPQFYFRTTDVTGAVELPEGVEMVMPGDNIQMKVTLIAPIAMEEGLRFAIREGGRTVGAGVVAKIIE
- the rpsJ gene encoding 30S ribosomal protein S10 produces the protein MQNQQIRIRLKAFDHRLIDVSTQEIVETAKRTGAQVRGPIPLPTKKERFTVLISPHVNKDARDQYEIRTHKRLLDIVEPTDKTVDALMKLDLAAGVEVQISLA
- the rplC gene encoding 50S ribosomal protein L3; the protein is MSIGLVGKKCGMTRIFTEDGASVPVTVIEVDPNRITQVKTESTDGYNAIQITTGAKKASRVSKPLAGHYAKADTPAGRGLWEFRADNAEYKVGDQINVSLFEAGQKVDVTGRSKGKGFAGTVKRWNFSTQDASHGNSLSHRAPGSIGQCQTPGRVFKGKKMAGQMGNQRVTVQSLEVVRVDVERNLLLIKGAVPGATGSDVVVRPAVKCG